One Nostoc sp. UHCC 0302 DNA window includes the following coding sequences:
- a CDS encoding Rrf2 family transcriptional regulator, which yields MNFAENTINQSIHRSILSTDLNSQNYALLDLSSKVEYALLALLELATHHGKKVPLTMSEITAKQPIPERYLEQILTNLRRAGVVQSQRGSKGGFVLVREPWQITLLEIVTLVEGERKEKDTSEPPTLERILVHEIWEQANAASIEVLSRYTLQDLCQERETRAQQSPMYYI from the coding sequence ATGAATTTCGCAGAAAACACTATAAATCAATCAATTCACCGTAGTATATTGAGTACAGACTTGAATAGCCAAAACTACGCTCTCCTGGATCTGTCTTCTAAAGTCGAATACGCGCTGCTGGCACTTTTAGAACTGGCAACCCACCACGGGAAAAAAGTTCCTCTGACCATGAGCGAAATTACTGCCAAACAACCCATACCAGAGCGTTATCTGGAACAAATTTTAACCAACCTCAGACGTGCTGGTGTGGTACAGAGTCAACGCGGCTCTAAAGGAGGTTTCGTTTTAGTTCGTGAACCTTGGCAGATTACGTTGCTGGAGATTGTTACATTGGTCGAAGGTGAGCGGAAAGAGAAAGACACCTCTGAACCTCCGACTTTAGAAAGAATTCTGGTTCATGAAATCTGGGAGCAAGCCAATGCTGCCTCAATTGAGGTTTTAAGCCGCTATACACTCCAAGACTTGTGCCAGGAAAGAGAGACTCGCGCCCAGCAGAGTCCGATGTATTACATTTAG
- the cysE gene encoding serine O-acetyltransferase: protein MLLTDLQTIYDRDPAARNWLEVLFCYPGFQALLFHRLAHWLYKKGIPFIPRFISHISRFLTGIEIHPGALIGKGVFIDHGMGVVIGETAIVGDYALIYQGVTLGGTGKESGKRHPTLGSHVVVGAGAKVLGNIQIGDRVRIGAGSVVLRNAPSNTTVVGIPGRITRQNNLTTDVLDHDKLRDVEAEVIRALFERVKSLEKQFEQLGAKPSLLPAEVEGKQTNNSKNNSSDGMIEDFLDGSGI, encoded by the coding sequence ATGCTACTAACTGATTTACAAACCATTTATGACCGCGATCCAGCTGCCCGTAATTGGCTGGAGGTATTGTTCTGCTATCCAGGATTTCAAGCCTTACTTTTCCATCGACTAGCACACTGGCTGTATAAAAAGGGAATTCCTTTTATACCGCGTTTCATTTCCCATATTAGTAGGTTTTTAACTGGGATTGAAATTCATCCTGGAGCATTAATTGGTAAGGGAGTTTTTATTGACCACGGTATGGGTGTAGTGATTGGTGAGACAGCAATCGTAGGCGATTACGCCTTGATTTATCAAGGTGTCACCCTTGGCGGTACTGGTAAAGAAAGCGGCAAGCGCCATCCGACTTTAGGCAGCCATGTAGTTGTAGGAGCAGGTGCGAAAGTTTTGGGTAATATTCAAATTGGCGATCGCGTCCGCATTGGAGCAGGTTCGGTAGTGCTGCGAAATGCGCCAAGTAATACAACTGTAGTTGGGATACCAGGGCGCATAACGCGTCAGAACAATTTGACTACCGATGTTCTAGATCATGATAAATTGCGGGACGTGGAAGCAGAAGTAATTCGAGCTTTATTTGAACGGGTAAAGTCGTTAGAGAAACAGTTTGAGCAGTTAGGAGCTAAGCCCAGTTTATTGCCAGCTGAAGTTGAAGGCAAACAAACCAACAACAGCAAGAATAATAGTTCTGACGGGATGATTGAAGATTTTCTTGATGGTTCAGGAATTTAG
- a CDS encoding transposase, whose translation MRAITKPSTAKCDLNTYTLFLLAESKYPGCTRLAEIMKDLSHDSVNRFLLREQYEPKDLFEEIKANINLIGGTLSGDDTVIDKPHSDPKITELIGYYYSGRHHRAVKGIQLITLYYTDLSGKSVPINYRIYNKQENKTKNDYLREMIAEVMTWGLSPKTVTTDSWYSSQKNLKFFRDKGLGFLTGIAKNRSCSVDGKNFAQVQNLEIPESGLIVYLKNFGQVKVFRRSFKNVRVASRREAYRYYIMYLSEKDALFSISIKEFKELHSIHWGIECYHRAIKQVCGIGHFMVRTTEAIKTHFFSAIRAFTQLELMRAEELIENWYEIQRNLSLQVARDFILSHLTQELTLSA comes from the coding sequence ATCAGAGCAATTACTAAACCATCAACCGCTAAATGTGACCTGAATACTTATACTCTGTTTCTACTAGCAGAATCAAAGTATCCAGGTTGCACACGTCTGGCAGAAATAATGAAAGATTTGTCTCATGATAGCGTCAATAGATTTTTGCTACGTGAGCAGTACGAACCCAAGGACTTATTTGAAGAAATTAAGGCAAATATCAATTTAATTGGAGGTACTTTAAGCGGAGATGATACAGTAATTGATAAGCCTCATAGTGATCCAAAAATAACAGAATTAATTGGTTACTATTATTCAGGAAGGCATCATCGCGCCGTCAAAGGAATTCAGTTAATTACCTTATATTACACGGATTTATCAGGTAAGTCTGTACCGATAAATTATCGCATTTATAACAAACAGGAGAACAAGACTAAAAATGATTATTTACGAGAGATGATTGCGGAGGTTATGACTTGGGGATTAAGTCCAAAAACAGTAACTACTGACAGTTGGTATTCGAGCCAGAAAAACCTAAAGTTCTTTAGAGACAAGGGATTGGGGTTTTTAACTGGCATAGCAAAAAATCGTTCATGTTCAGTTGATGGTAAGAATTTCGCTCAAGTTCAAAATCTAGAAATCCCCGAATCGGGTTTAATAGTATATCTGAAAAATTTTGGTCAGGTGAAGGTATTTCGGAGAAGTTTCAAAAACGTTCGCGTAGCGTCTCGAAGAGAAGCTTACAGATATTACATTATGTACCTTTCTGAAAAGGACGCACTCTTTTCAATCTCTATAAAAGAATTTAAGGAATTACATTCGATACATTGGGGAATTGAGTGTTACCACAGAGCTATTAAACAAGTATGTGGTATCGGTCATTTTATGGTGAGAACAACTGAGGCAATTAAAACTCATTTTTTTAGTGCTATCAGAGCTTTTACACAATTAGAATTAATGCGGGCAGAAGAGTTAATTGAAAATTGGTATGAAATCCAAAGAAATTTATCTCTTCAAGTGGCTCGTGACTTTATCTTGTCACACCTAACGCAAGAATTAACCTTGTCTGCATAG
- a CDS encoding molybdopterin-binding protein encodes MPRKEQGWVTFQTSDEERKILEEFCEQSQRTKTEILRELVRGLNQHSSQPPLITTKQKEKENAYTQKPEIEISIQKKPLKVSSRNILKGVVKRVVTGSVNSEVTLEIVHRVELTSIITKVSAEELELFEGQDAYAVIKSNDIVIARE; translated from the coding sequence ATGCCCAGAAAAGAACAAGGGTGGGTCACATTTCAAACCTCAGATGAGGAGCGGAAGATTCTAGAAGAATTCTGTGAACAGTCTCAGCGAACCAAAACAGAAATTCTCCGGGAACTGGTACGTGGTCTTAATCAGCACTCATCACAGCCCCCATTGATAACAACCAAGCAAAAAGAAAAGGAAAATGCTTACACTCAAAAGCCAGAGATAGAAATTAGTATTCAAAAAAAACCACTAAAAGTTAGCTCCCGCAATATTCTTAAGGGCGTTGTCAAACGAGTTGTGACTGGATCTGTTAATAGCGAGGTCACACTGGAGATTGTTCACAGAGTTGAGCTAACCTCGATTATTACCAAAGTATCAGCAGAAGAGTTGGAGCTGTTCGAAGGACAAGATGCCTATGCAGTCATAAAGTCCAACGATATTGTTATTGCTAGGGAATAA
- the modA gene encoding molybdate ABC transporter substrate-binding protein codes for MKRRIFAFISIAVASLLLVTGLQWVTPSPVVAQSNTSLLVSAAASLKEALEEIKPLYQQSKPNININYNFGASGALQQQIEQGAPADIFISAGKKQVDALEQKGLLVPGTRANLANNRLVLIVPKNIVGITSFYNLTDTKIKKIAIGEPRSVPAGEYGEQVLKKLGIFDKVKPKLVLANNVRQVLAAVESGNADAGLVYATDARISNKVKVVVTADDKYHSPIVYPLAVLKSSKNADAAKEFVQFLSGGQAKAVLKKYGFIVP; via the coding sequence ATGAAAAGAAGAATTTTTGCATTTATTAGCATAGCAGTTGCTAGCTTGCTTCTAGTAACTGGTTTACAGTGGGTTACTCCCTCACCTGTAGTAGCACAGTCAAATACCAGCCTACTCGTGTCAGCTGCTGCTAGCTTGAAAGAAGCACTGGAAGAAATTAAACCTCTATATCAACAAAGTAAACCAAATATCAACATTAATTATAACTTTGGGGCTTCTGGTGCTTTACAGCAACAGATTGAGCAGGGTGCACCAGCAGATATCTTTATTTCTGCTGGTAAAAAGCAAGTAGATGCCTTGGAGCAAAAAGGACTCTTAGTTCCAGGTACTCGTGCCAACCTAGCAAATAACCGTCTAGTTTTGATTGTGCCAAAGAATATTGTTGGCATCACCAGCTTTTATAATCTCACAGATACCAAGATTAAGAAAATCGCGATCGGAGAACCTAGAAGTGTTCCCGCCGGAGAATATGGGGAACAAGTTTTAAAGAAATTGGGCATCTTTGATAAAGTCAAGCCCAAATTAGTCTTAGCTAATAATGTGCGTCAAGTATTGGCAGCAGTAGAAAGTGGTAACGCTGATGCAGGCTTAGTTTACGCTACTGATGCCAGAATTTCCAACAAGGTAAAAGTCGTAGTCACGGCTGATGACAAATATCACTCTCCAATTGTTTATCCATTGGCAGTACTCAAAAGTAGTAAAAATGCCGATGCAGCCAAGGAATTTGTACAGTTTTTATCTGGTGGTCAAGCTAAGGCTGTACTCAAAAAATACGGGTTTATTGTGCCTTAG
- the miaE gene encoding tRNA isopentenyl-2-thiomethyl-A-37 hydroxylase MiaE: protein MLSSVLPTINALKQPTSSAWVEQAIANLDIILLDHSHCERKAAGVALNFMFRYPSNTKMVRELTAIAREELEHFELVNQWLERRNIPLAPLSPPPYGARFRATVRPKEPERFLDSLLMTGLIEARSHERLGLLAAHCPEPELAKFYHGLMASEARHYGIYWVLAATYFNREIVMQRLDELAVVESELLATLHSEPRIHS, encoded by the coding sequence GTGCTTAGTTCTGTGTTACCGACTATCAACGCCCTTAAACAACCCACCAGTTCTGCTTGGGTAGAACAAGCGATCGCTAACTTAGACATAATTTTACTCGACCACTCCCACTGTGAACGCAAAGCAGCAGGCGTGGCATTAAACTTTATGTTTCGCTACCCTTCCAATACTAAAATGGTACGGGAGCTAACAGCGATCGCCCGCGAAGAACTAGAACATTTTGAACTAGTTAATCAATGGCTAGAACGCCGGAATATTCCCCTTGCACCCCTTTCACCGCCTCCCTACGGTGCGCGTTTCAGAGCCACTGTTCGCCCTAAAGAACCTGAAAGATTTTTAGATTCCTTACTAATGACTGGGTTAATTGAAGCTCGCAGTCACGAACGTCTAGGACTATTAGCTGCTCACTGTCCTGAGCCAGAACTAGCAAAATTTTATCATGGCTTAATGGCATCAGAAGCGCGGCACTACGGTATATACTGGGTTTTAGCTGCTACTTACTTTAACCGTGAGATTGTCATGCAACGGCTTGATGAATTAGCAGTTGTAGAAAGTGAGTTGCTAGCAACTTTGCACTCAGAACCGAGAATTCATAGTTAG
- a CDS encoding VOC family protein — protein sequence MKLQLTHLRLLVSHYKDSFLFYRDLLRFDVDWGDENSGYAEFNTGYIKLGLFKKELMAEVLPSHAQPTSVINQDKIALIFAVDNVDEVYQQVKNNNVTVVTPPQDRPDWGIRTAHFRDPDGNLIEIYNNLGILS from the coding sequence ATGAAGCTTCAGTTAACACACCTGAGACTGCTTGTCTCCCATTACAAAGATTCTTTTCTGTTTTACCGGGATCTGCTGAGGTTTGATGTTGATTGGGGCGATGAAAATAGTGGGTACGCTGAATTTAATACTGGATACATCAAGCTAGGTTTGTTTAAAAAAGAATTAATGGCTGAAGTACTCCCAAGTCATGCACAGCCTACATCCGTTATCAATCAAGACAAAATAGCCTTGATTTTTGCGGTAGATAACGTAGATGAAGTATACCAGCAAGTTAAAAATAATAACGTAACAGTTGTGACTCCACCTCAAGATAGGCCAGATTGGGGAATCCGCACAGCTCATTTTCGCGATCCTGATGGTAATCTGATCGAAATTTACAACAATCTAGGCATCTTAAGTTAG